Proteins encoded together in one Impatiens glandulifera chromosome 1, dImpGla2.1, whole genome shotgun sequence window:
- the LOC124940318 gene encoding UPF0481 protein At3g47200-like, whose translation MEAGIPVFDGKGYEIWRKKMKSLFLSQELWDMVEQGYTGFCENSKLGLRECRMKDGKALYFIQQGVSDTIFPYIMEAKSSKEAWDAIRNRFGDGFQQTKIEEIVTSGKESATITGNETATIRIERMVSKLTPIYEERCIFRVPESLRNGNEESYEPKVLSIGPYHRGKPRLASMEVHKIRYLQQLLQLSGNQSVDKLVEAITPEVEKVRKYYAEPINSISNDELAQMLVLDGCFIIELFRRFETRADFFPTSVDKDEYYDFSLNLFGYKHITNSLRDDPVINSDVLLNELQNDLLLIENQIPFFILEILCSEISSTILSLDTELEELTIKFLCRKYEMYRWWNKFFIDELFEHRLHLLEIAHKTSSCFYKKGLKEDISPKHNTFISCFYKKGLEEDISPSSNYGNFCFVNSATKLEEANVRLKAGTDQYGSTFNITFSNGKLTIPKITIDDHFEIEIRNFIAFELCQQHDSNNRYYCDYVVFMDHLIASTEDVELLICRHIITNQMVDFKSIENMFKKLKRYIVLSNPYAYFKISNDLTKYCECPWNKLFGSFKHKYTKNPWAFISVVVASILLGLTIIQTVFSILS comes from the exons ATGGAGGCCGGCATTCCAGTATTTGATGGGAAAGGATATGAAATATGGAGAAAAAAGATGAAGTCATTGTTTCTCTCTCAAGAATTATGGGATATGGTGGAACAAGGATACACGGGATTTTGTGAGAATTCCAAGTTGGGGTTGAGAGAGTGTAGAATGAAAGACGGGAAAGCTCTATATTTCATTCAACAAGGAGTTTCCGATACTATATTTCCCTATATCATGGAAGCAAAGAGTTCAAAAGAAGCCTGGGATGCTATTAGAAATCGATTTGGTGATGGTTTCCAGCAGACAAAG ATTGAGGAGATAGTAACAAGTGGAAAGGAATCTGCGACGATAACCGGAAATGAAACTGCGACCATACGTATAGAAAGAATGGTGTCAAAGTTAACTCCCATTTACGAGGAAAGATGCATCTTCAGGGTTCCTGAATCATTGCGGAATGGAAACGAGGAATCTTACGAGCCAAAGGTGCTCTCCATCGGGCCTTACCACAGAGGCAAACCTCGCCTAGCTTCCATGGAGGTGCACAAGATTCGTTACCTGCAACAATTGCTCCAACTTTCTGGCAATCAGAGTGTGGACAAATTGGTCGAAGCCATCACCCCAGAGGTGGAGAAGGTGAGAAAATACTACGCCGAGCCTATAAACAGTATTTCTAATGACGAACTGGCTCAAATGCTAGTGTTGGATGGATGCTTCATCATTGAGCTCTTTCGTAGGTTTGAAACCAGAGCCGACTTCTTTCCCACATCTGTGGACAAAGACGAATATTATGATTTCTCATTAAACTTGTTTGGGTATAAACATATCACTAACTCGTTAAGAGATGATCCCGTGATTAACTCTgatgttttattaaatgagttGCAAAACGACCTCTTATTAATTGAGAACCAAATTCCATTTTTCATCCTCGAAATCTTGTGTAGCGAGATTAGTAGTACTATCTTAAGCCTTGATACGGAGCTCGAAGAATTGACCATAAAGTTTTTGTGTCGGAAGTATGAAATGTATAGATGGTGGAACAAATTCTTCattgatgaattatttgaaCATCGGTTACATTTGTTGGAGATTGCCCACAAGACTTCAAGCTGCTTCTACAAAAAAGGCTTGAAAGAGGACATTTCCCCAAAACACAATACTTTTATAAGCTGCTTCTACAAAAAAGGCTTGGAAGAGGATATTTCACCATCATCCAATTACGGAAATTTTTGTTTTGTCAACTCGGCCACAAAGCTAGAGGAAGCCAATGTTAGGTTGAAAGCGGGGACAGACCAATATGGAAGCACTTTTAACATAACATTTAGTAACGGAAAGTTGACGATACCAAAAATTACTATAGATGATCACTTTGAGATTGAAATCCGAAACTTTATTGCTTTCGAGTTATGTCAACAACATGACTCCAATAATAG GTACTACTGTGATTACGTCGTCTTCATGGATCATCTAATTGCCTCAACTGAAGATGTCGAGTTGCTTATATGCCGCCACATCATCACCAACCAAATGGTAGATTTTAAATCtattgaaaatatgtttaagAAGTTAAAGAGGTACATTGTACTGTCAAATCCTTAtgcttattttaaaatttccaatGATTTGACTAAATATTGTGAGTGTCCATGGAACAAATTGTTTGGAAGCTTCAAGCATAAATACACCAAAAACCCATGGGCATTTATATCCGTTGTTGTGGCTTCGATTCTTCTCGGATTAACTATCATACAAACAGTGTTTTCCATTCTTTCTTAA